In one Nostoc sp. KVJ3 genomic region, the following are encoded:
- a CDS encoding glycosyltransferase — MATIAFCIFNYQGELNSTLKLAKTLRLLGHQVLYLGLPDYEEKVCSYGFTFLPILEKWFPRGFIKQLELNDSNSNRFQLFLKQLKYRKLLKSLINSLIKGDNREIHTLLKVANPDLLIISTYEELYSTFIGMIAYECQIMSIYFTDMFTSLPLPNLIVNEVSSNLKNNLIPKLLDLKNKYKGLIKSTKNIIYLLSQTDFSEEELIIKFAISRKIPLEILDLSQPIPFKLTHLVLCPKELDLPNISREKCYYAEASIDLQREEPSFNWSDLDEKKSLIYCSLGTTVNTFSTLGMDVIIHFFKNVIDAVSLKNEYQLVLSISDYINVEDLESIPKNVFIVNKAPQLALLNKASIAIIAGGINTIKECIFCGVPMIVFPIWADQPDNAERIEHHGLGVVADVKNTSASLIVDLIETIENDLLLKQRVKGWGEKFQEIENSGKATQFILEILEQECNLESFSRK, encoded by the coding sequence ATGGCAACTATTGCTTTTTGTATTTTTAATTATCAAGGGGAATTAAATAGTACTTTGAAACTAGCAAAAACACTACGGTTACTTGGGCATCAAGTGTTGTATTTAGGTTTGCCAGATTATGAGGAAAAAGTTTGTAGCTACGGATTTACATTTCTACCAATTCTAGAAAAATGGTTTCCCAGAGGATTTATCAAACAGCTAGAACTTAACGATTCAAACTCAAACAGGTTTCAATTATTCCTGAAGCAGCTAAAATACAGAAAGCTTTTAAAGTCTTTAATTAATTCATTAATTAAAGGAGACAACAGAGAAATACACACTCTACTAAAAGTAGCTAATCCTGATTTACTGATAATAAGCACGTACGAAGAACTCTACTCTACTTTCATAGGTATGATAGCCTATGAGTGCCAAATTATGAGTATTTATTTTACTGATATGTTTACCTCTTTGCCATTGCCAAATCTCATCGTAAATGAGGTAAGTTCAAATTTAAAAAATAATTTAATTCCTAAATTACTTGATTTAAAAAACAAATATAAAGGATTAATCAAGTCAACTAAAAATATAATTTATTTGCTAAGTCAAACAGATTTTTCTGAGGAAGAGTTGATAATAAAATTTGCAATTAGCAGGAAAATTCCTCTTGAAATATTAGATTTATCTCAACCAATACCTTTCAAATTAACACATCTGGTTTTATGCCCCAAGGAATTAGATTTACCTAATATTTCAAGAGAAAAATGCTATTATGCTGAAGCTTCAATAGACTTACAAAGAGAAGAGCCATCTTTTAACTGGTCAGATTTAGATGAAAAAAAGTCCCTCATTTATTGCTCGTTAGGAACTACAGTCAACACTTTTTCTACTTTAGGTATGGATGTAATTATACATTTCTTCAAGAATGTGATTGATGCTGTGTCACTTAAAAACGAATACCAATTAGTCTTATCAATAAGCGATTATATTAATGTTGAAGACTTAGAATCTATACCTAAAAATGTATTTATTGTTAACAAAGCACCACAATTAGCACTTCTTAATAAAGCATCTATAGCAATTATCGCCGGAGGAATAAACACTATTAAAGAATGCATATTTTGCGGAGTACCAATGATTGTATTTCCTATATGGGCTGATCAACCAGACAATGCAGAAAGAATTGAACATCATGGTTTAGGTGTAGTTGCTGATGTCAAGAATACATCCGCTAGTCTCATTGTCGATTTAATTGAGACAATAGAAAATGATTTGTTGTTAAAACAGAGAGTGAAAGGATGGGGAGAAAAATTTCAGGAAATAGAAAACTCTGGTAAAGCGACACAGTTTATATTAGAAATTTTAGAACAAGAGTGTAACCTTGAATCGTTTTCAAGGAAGTGA
- a CDS encoding aspartate aminotransferase family protein produces MNVHKPNFQQPTFQTDPVSKSIHHDNIQTDLSLAQQQHLEALITPYTERTKTSKKLAQNYRSVFANNRGSAGFNFTLKELFYPILIKRSLGSKIWDVDDNEYVDLTAGRGLHLCGYNPPFIKKALLEQLEQGIQTGPQAALAGEVAELICELTGVERVAFCSVGTEAVMLALRLARAATGRSKIALFSNSYHGIFDGTLVKAQTVNGNSRTVPEYPGVTPNIAEDVLVLDYGSSESLEIIRAYEHELAAVLVEPVQQSRLSFEPKAFLQQLRQLTKESGIALIFDEMVTGFRIHPGGAQAWFGIEADLVTYGKTIAGGMPMAVVAGKANYMDGIDGGIWNYDDVSYPHVPITWSGTSYSRHSMSLAAARAFLEHLKMQGPVLQQKLNQRTSEFVTKLNTYFEEDKLPLQIVHFGSIFSPDSSANSELLANYTNLIGMKLLTYHLFHKGFFPVKEERAIYLQYIQMKN; encoded by the coding sequence ATGAATGTCCATAAACCTAACTTCCAACAGCCTACTTTCCAGACTGATCCAGTTTCTAAATCCATACATCATGATAATATACAAACAGACCTAAGTCTTGCTCAACAGCAGCACTTAGAAGCACTAATTACACCCTACACAGAACGAACAAAAACATCAAAAAAACTTGCGCAAAACTATCGTTCTGTTTTTGCTAATAACAGGGGTTCTGCGGGATTTAATTTTACTCTTAAAGAACTCTTCTATCCAATTCTGATTAAACGCTCTCTTGGCTCAAAAATATGGGATGTTGATGATAACGAATATGTAGACCTGACGGCAGGACGTGGGTTACATCTTTGCGGTTACAATCCCCCTTTTATTAAAAAGGCACTCTTAGAACAACTTGAGCAAGGTATACAAACTGGGCCACAAGCAGCGCTGGCGGGTGAAGTTGCTGAGTTAATTTGTGAACTGACAGGAGTGGAGCGGGTAGCCTTTTGTAGTGTAGGCACAGAAGCAGTGATGCTAGCACTACGCTTGGCACGAGCTGCAACAGGTCGCAGCAAAATCGCCCTGTTTTCAAATTCTTATCATGGTATTTTTGATGGAACGCTGGTTAAAGCGCAGACAGTCAATGGTAATTCTAGAACAGTTCCAGAATATCCTGGAGTAACGCCAAATATAGCTGAAGATGTTTTGGTTCTGGATTATGGGAGTTCTGAATCTCTTGAGATAATTAGAGCTTATGAGCATGAATTGGCGGCTGTTCTTGTTGAACCTGTGCAGCAAAGCCGACTTAGCTTTGAACCTAAAGCGTTTCTTCAGCAATTGAGGCAACTGACCAAAGAATCAGGCATAGCATTAATCTTTGATGAGATGGTTACTGGCTTTCGGATTCATCCGGGTGGGGCACAGGCGTGGTTTGGCATTGAAGCTGATTTAGTAACTTATGGCAAAACTATTGCTGGCGGTATGCCAATGGCTGTAGTAGCTGGCAAGGCTAACTACATGGATGGAATTGATGGCGGGATTTGGAATTACGATGATGTATCTTATCCTCATGTACCAATAACATGGTCGGGAACCAGTTACAGTAGACATTCAATGTCTCTAGCTGCGGCACGAGCTTTTCTTGAGCATTTAAAGATGCAGGGGCCTGTACTGCAACAGAAGTTAAATCAACGCACGTCAGAGTTTGTTACCAAGCTCAATACTTATTTTGAAGAAGATAAATTACCGTTGCAGATTGTGCATTTTGGATCAATTTTCAGTCCTGATTCCTCTGCTAATTCCGAGTTGTTAGCCAATTATACCAACTTAATAGGTATGAAATTGTTAACCTATCATCTGTTCCATAAGGGGTTTTTCCCTGTCAAGGAGGAGAGGGCTATATATCTACAGTACATACAGATGAAGAACTAG